One part of the Vicia villosa cultivar HV-30 ecotype Madison, WI linkage group LG6, Vvil1.0, whole genome shotgun sequence genome encodes these proteins:
- the LOC131613462 gene encoding uncharacterized protein LOC131613462: MDFLVKRGCEAAEAKEWDTFRAILALSIYGIVLFSDVPNFVDMNAIRIFILQNPVPTLLGDVYHSIHHKNGQKGGKGGLVRFCAPLLYRWFRSHLPERGAFVDNRHTSKWAERIMGLRAKDIVWYNSALDDREVIMSCGKFKNVPLMGLRGGINYNPVLARRTFGYAFISPPEQAEIAENIFYHVATNIGQMAEAVQAWKSICWRDKKHFGQRDCATYEDYTKWVESVVAVRGMPFPPKDPLYPPAEKKIKEHYEAQLAELTKRLQIQTENANSEKTRRKKADKLLLDRQNTIEKCYEEIRKLKGQIREKDQDNVQVQEEARYWEVKNRNMETMHFRKDLLIQEIIKRPTRAETKKLFEEMKTWSDKHIGDSPLRHLDMGDPA, encoded by the exons atggATTTTCTTGTCAAAAGGGGTTGTGAAGCTGCTGAAGCCAAAGAATGGGACACATTTAGGGCTATCTTGGCTCTAAGCATATATGGCATCGTGCTGTTCTCAGATGTTCCTAACTttgttgacatgaatgcaatTCGTATATTCATTTTGCAGAATCCGGTTCCTACCcttttgggggatgtttatcactcCATTCATCATAAGAATGGTCAGAAGGGAGGTAAGGGAGGTCTGGTTAGATTCTGTGCTCCGTTGTTATATCGATGGTTTAGGTCACATCTGCCTGAACGTGGGGCATTCGTTGATAATAGGCACACATCTAAATGGGCTGAAAGGATTATGGGGCTGAGGGCTAAAGATATTGTCTGGTACAATAGCGCTTTGGATGACAGAGAAGTTATTATGAGTTGCGGAAAGTTCAAAAACGTACCTCTCATGGGTCTTAGGGGTGGAATCAACTATAACCCCGTCTTGGCCAGAAGAACATTCGGATATGCTTTTATTAGTCCACCTGAGCAAGCAGAGATAGCTGAGAACATTTTCTATCATGTGGCCACGAACATTGGACAAATGGCAGAAGCCGTGCAAGCCTGGAAGAGTATTTGCTGGAGAGATAAGAAACATTTTGGTCAGCGAGATTGTGCTACTTATGAGGACTATACTAAATGGGTCGAATCTGTGGTTGCTGTTCGAGGGATGCCTTTCCCTCCCAAGGATCCTTTGTACCCCCCTGCTG AGAAGAAGATAAAGGAACATTATGAGGCTCAGTTGGCAGAATTGACTAAAAGACTTCAGATTCAGACTGAAAATGCCAATTCGGAGAAGACTCGTCGAAAGAAAGCAGACAAGCTCTTGTTGGATCGTCAGAATACCATAGAGAAGTGTTATGAAGAGATCAGAAAGCTGAAAGGCCAGATAAGAGAAAAAGACCAAGATAATGTCCAAGTTCAAGAAGAAGCTAGGTATTGGGAGGTGAAGAACCGCAACATGGAAACAATGCATTTCAGAAAAGACCTGCTGATTCAAGAGATCATCAAGAGGCCCACCCGTGCTGAGACCAAGAagctctttgaagaaatgaagacttgGAGTGATAAGCACATTGGAGATAGCCCTCTTCGCcatttggacatgggagatcctgcTTGA